From a single Eleginops maclovinus isolate JMC-PN-2008 ecotype Puerto Natales chromosome 18, JC_Emac_rtc_rv5, whole genome shotgun sequence genomic region:
- the sytl2b gene encoding synaptotagmin-like protein 2 produces MIDLSHLTEEEQGMIMTVLRRDEDLKKAEEQRISKLEKLVDDSQPNIQLKYRTGEWFYEAKSLRHMDKIHGSEIILASMKQTKAGSDGSLRIERSKTPSCRGSDIVAPPKPARCLEALQSQEMNIAEKELLNSTARSPRTPRHNPFNRASLIVVEPPEINDDRSTRQDQESSKTDPISPLKSHAAGTSQTSGGSLTSDGSPVGFRPVPKKRTFLSRCSSSQSESNSQPLDTQGGSARIVPAPRLSLQRGFSESSNQSYGKGQDEVPQKSVASNQVSEPSKCLDNNSQQPFQVSPNSSLESERYPPSITRDRSVGDSLHNSATHNLHNFRPATFTRSDVSTDQEIPQKSDERDERKQRKHAALNTFSLHSSSIQDSDRGNNSSVGTSMTQGELSLPNSTVDADPPVSYDLNFIDKSDETTHKKSNQKNAFQLSTQTSSPTGEEGDSIAKVLDWFSRSTDSLDWLKTDDIPKAKHVEISKSRDSLRKDTRDIISDTKNETLEMRRTQLQIQTNEAVGLRATDRIGKKEVNQTREEVKKDTTEKMRTQEGTDNNDESQVLQISHLKSFWEKSNAGPKILISKSIKPQDKGQKPVHLSAEKDEEKVNKPHRAPDMPSVPVMYNGKGIYDKSALKHGEERQKETGDNVNSKKKLDVDNPVMTISTQRKDNDNSDYVKLTAGLQESERRGSDPEVLCVTKLSQQPRTNIQSSAKPNNIFQSRETLLQGELSKSIPVSQLDTNPNSEKLFMSRNSPRMEYKQDDIQTTPKTQMRGSSERTESEDKSVPPKRKEDTNKDRSPRSNRKGLTHQESTAEKIKQLKSFWEQERNKPLFYTGKPKALGDGKVPRGANQAKLNKRYTKSEYDLTSIGKDSGSDEEGSSNQRIDKLSPSLGASRSQFHTLREFWGEASSDTKASFPIEKPKSSKRKEPINAQLPSQELKCGDPAFEKTRPSVMKSSLQNRSKSPHDRQAGSKATNDGTNNFPNYTTADSRRSSKDSTKSTTSSGKESRPAKSRKDSFSNSSSRGNSMRRAISMVALSVPDDKELKLDASPVHSQSRKQRQNAEKGASSRRASEETETQILRARACVPRDFRHYLGMTDKTSAQTSLVPVVKDEGSEQKSGYEFDLVAPVRASTPVSSEERYSRRGSKTSQRPLWANYSSSEAGPESSVSSTSETWSNSRNSSNRKNDLETQNLVTKALRRAEARPKILAKSMEDITASLSPRQERRQDPTADMRRKSNVSSIPSPTSSLFSDPEHLKNMSKSVPSFLQKEDVGRDTDSTCEDSDHPETLMMGSSLNNLTGSSGMASLSSLSGSVMTMYSGDFVEVQGNIQFSINYIQKLREFHIFVAQCQDLAAVDPKRGRSDPYVKSYLVPDKANLGKRKTSFKKKTLNPTFNEILRYRVRMEYLRTQTLILSVWHHDTFGRNSFLGEVDIDLSKWDFDHTQMNYLALKTRTLPTLAPSHGRGEMKLALRFLPEIIHSEGLVKEGSSTGEVHIWVKECKNLPLIRATIDPYVKCFVLPDTSRKSRQKTRVLRRTVDPAFNHTMVYDGIRQADLSEACVELTVWDRDRLASNLLGGLRIGAGTGKSYGALVDWMDSTPFEAALWERMMVTPNEWVETFSH; encoded by the exons aTGATCGACCTGAGCCACCTGacggaggaggagcaggggatGATAATGACGGTGCTGAGGAGGGACGAAGACCTGAAGAAGGCTGAGGAGCAGAGAATCAG TAAACTGGAGAAACTAGTGGACGACTCGCAGCCGAACATTCAGCTAAAGTATCGGACCGGAGAGTGGTTTTACGAGGCCAAGTCTCTCAGACACATGGACAAGATCCATGGTTCAGAGATCATCCTGGCCTCCATGAAACAGACGAAAGCTGGTTCAG ACGGTTCCCTCAGGATCGAAAGATCCAAAACACCCAGCTGTCGAGGTTCAGACATCGTCGCTCCACCAAAACCTGCCAGATGTTTGGAAGCACTACAGTCGCAGGAGATGAA CATTGCAGAAAAAGAACTTTTAAATTCAACTGCCCGATCTCCAAGAACG CCGAGGCACAACCCTTTCAACCGTGCTTCCCTGATAGTTGTTGAGCCACCTGAAATTAATGATGACAGGTCAACCAGGCAGGACCAGGAGTCATCTAAGACAG ATCCCATATCTCCTCTGAAGAGCCATGCAGCAGGGACCAGTCAGACTTCAGGGGGCTCCCTCACATCGGATGGCTCCCCTGTAGGTTTCAGGCCAGTGCCAAAGAAGAGGACATTTCTCTCAAGATGTAGCTCCAGTCAGTCAGAAAGCAACAGCCAGCCATTAGACACTCAGGGTGGGTCAGCGAGGATTGTTCCTGCCCCAAGACTGAGCCTACAGCGAGGGTTCAGTGAGAGCTCTAACCAGTCCTACGGGAAGGGCCAAGATGAAGTACCGCAGAAAAGTGTTGCATCTAATCAAGTATCTGAGCCATCCAAATGTCTAGATAACAACTCGCAGCAGCCATTTCAGGTTTCCCCTAACTCCAGTCTGGAGAGCGAAAGATACCCACCGTCCATAACCAGAGACAGGTCAGTGGGCGATTCCCTACACAACTCTGCAACTCACAACCTTCATAACTTCAGACCAGCCACATTCACCAGGAGTGATGTATCCACTGACCAAGAGATCCCGCAGAAAAGCGATGAACGGGACGAGcggaaacaaagaaaacatgcagCGTTAAACACTTTTAGCCTGCACAGCAGCAGCATTCAGGATTCAGACAGAGGCAACAACAGCAGTGTGGGAACATCAATGACGCAGGGAGAGCTGAGCCTGCCCAATAGCACTGTGG ATGCAGATCCTCCTGTGTCTTACGATCTGAACTTCATTGATAAGTCTGATGAGACAACCCATAAGAAATCAAATCAGAAAAACGCGTTTCAATTATCCACTCAGACCAGCTCTCCCACTGGTGAAGAGGGGGACTCCATCGCGAAGGTACTGGACTGGTTCAGCCGTAGCACAGATAGTCTCGATTGGCTAAAGACAGATGATATTCCAAAGGCCAAACATGTAGAAATTAGCAAATCTAGGGACTCATTACGAAAAGATACCAGGGATATTATAAGTGATACAAAGAATGAAACTTTAGAAATGAGGAGAACTCAATTACAAATACAGACCAATGAGGCCGTAGGGTTAAGAGCGACAGACAGAATAGGTAAGAAGGAAGTTAACCAGACAagagaggaggtgaagaagGATACCACAGAAAAAATGCGGACTCAAGAAGGTACAGATAATAACGATGAAAGCCAAGTGCTGCAAATCTCTCATTTGAAATCATTCTGGGAGAAAAGCAACGCAGGACCCAAAATACTTATCAGCAAATCTATTAAGCCCCAAGACAAAGGACAAAAACCTGTTCACCTCTCAGCAGAGAAAGACGAGGAGAAAGTGAACAAACCCCACAGAGCACCTGATATGCCATCTGTGCCTGTTATGTATAACGGGAAGGGGATTTATGATAAGTCTGCTTTAAAACATGGGgaggaaagacaaaaagagactgGAGACAATGTTAACTCAAAGAAAAAACTGGATGTAGACAATCCAGTGATGACTATTTCAACTCAAAGAAAAGACAATGACAACTCAGATTATGTAAAGTTAACAGCCGGTCTCCAAGAATCTGAAAGAAGAGGTTCAGACCCTGAGGTTTTATGTGTAACCAAACTCAGTCAACAGCCAAGGACAAACATCCAGTCCAGTGCGAAACCAAACAATATTTTCCAGTCCAGAGAAACCCTACTGCAAGGGGAACTGTCCAAGTCCATTCCTGTGTCTCAACTAGATACAAATCCCAACTCTGAGAAACTCTTTATGTCTAGAAACAGCCCACGTATGGAATACAAGCAAGATGATATTCAAACCACCCCTAAAACACAAATGCGAGGTTCAAGTGAAAGAACTGAGAGTGAGGATAAAAGCGTGCCTCCTAAACGAAAGGAGGATACTAATAAAGATAGAAGTCCTCGCTCAAACCGAAAAGGTCTAACACATCAAGAAAGTACTGCAGAGAAGATAAAGCAGCTGAAATCTTTCTGGGAGCAGGAGAGAAACAAGCCTCTATTTTACACTGGCAAACCAAAAGCTCTTGGGGATGGTAAAGTCCCTCGCGGTGCAAATCaagcaaaactaaataaaagataTACCAAGTCGGAGTATGATCTGACTTCAATTGGAAAGGATTCAGGCAGTGATGAGGAAGGGTCTTCAAATCAGAGAATAGACAAGTTGTCCCCTAGCTTAGGAGCAAGCCGCTCACAATTTCACACTCTGCGTGAGTTCTGGGGCGAGGCCTCATCAGACACCAAGGCATCATTTCCCATCGAGAAACCCAAAAGCTCTAAAAGGAAAGAGCCAATAAATGCCCAGCTTCCATCTCAGGAGTTAAAGTGTGGTGACCCTGCTTTTGAGAAAACAAGACCATCCGTCATGAAATCATCTCTTCAGAATCGATCAAAGTCACCCCATGACAGACAGGCAGGATCAAAAGCAACAAATGATGGCACAAACAATTTTCCTAATTATACGACAGCTGACTCCAGAAGGAGTTCAAAAGACTCCACGAAATCCACAACCAGTTCAGGAAAAGAGTCTCGTCCTGCAAAGAGCAGAAAAGACAGTTTCAGCAATTCAAGCAGTCGTGGAAATTCCATGCGTCGTGCCATTAGCATGGTCGCTCTCAGTGTTCCTGATGATAAAGAGCTTAAATTGGATGCTAGTCCTGTCCACTCCCAAAGCAGAAAGCAGAGGCAAAATGCCGAAAAAGGTGCCTCATCAAGGAGAGCATCAGAGGAAACTGAGACTCAGATTCTACGTGCACGGGCCTGTGTTCCCAGAGACTTTCGGCATTACCTAGGTATGACAGACAAGACCAGCGCCCAAACTTCTCTCGTTCCAGTTGTCAAGGATGAGGGCTCTGAACAAAAGTCTGGATATGAGTTCGACCTTGTGGCACCGGTAAGGGCAAGCACTCCAGTGAGCTCAGAGGAGCGTTACAGTAGAAGGGGCAGCAAGACGAGTCAGCGCCCCCTGTGGGCAAATTACAGCAGTTCAGAAGCAGGCCCGGAGTCGTCTGTGAGCAGCACGTCAGAAACGTGGTCCAACTCCAGGAACAGTTCAAACC GTAAGAATGATCTTGAAACCCAAAACCTTGTAACAAAAGCACTGAGGCGAGCAGAAGCACGGCCTAAAATTCTGGCTAAAAGTATGGAGGACATCACGGCATCCTTATCACCAC GGCAAGAAAGAAGGCAAGACCCAACTGCTGACATGAGACGCAAAAGTAATG TTTCATCCATCCCGTCGCCCACCTCATCCTTATTTTCGGATCCGGAGCACCTGAAGAATATGAGCAAATCGGTTCCTTCGTTCTTACAGAAGGAG gacGTTGGCAGAGACACTGACTCCACCTGCGAGGACAGTGACCACCCAGAGACACTAATGATGGGCAGCTCTTTGAATAACCTCACCGGCTCCTCTGGCATGGCGTCTCTGTCCTCT CTGAGTGGCAGTGTGATGACCATGTACAGCGGGGACTTTGTGGAGGTTCAGGGAAACATCCAGTTCTCCATCAACTACATCCAGAAGCTCAGAGAGTTTCACATCTTTGTGGCTCAGTGCCAAGACCTGGCTGCAGTCGACCCAAAGAGGGGCCGCTCAGATCC gTATGTCAAGAGCTACCTGGTCCCTGACAAAGCTAATCTGGGAAAGAGGAAAACTTCTTTTAAAAAGAAGACACTGAATCCAACTTTCAACGAAATCCTCAGA TATCGTGTTCGCATGGAGTACCTGAGAACTCAGACGCTCATTCTCTCTGTTTGGCATCATGACACGTTTGGCAGGAACAGTTTCCTGGGCGAGGTAGACATCGACCTCTCCAAATGGGACTTTGACCACACCCAGATGAACTACTTGGCACTGAAAACAAGG ACTCTACCCACTCTAGCCCCATCACATGGTCGAGGAGAAATGAAGCTAGCCCTGCGCTTCCTGCCAGAGATCATCCACAGTGAAG GATTAGTTAAGGAGGGTTCAAGTACCGGAGAGGTTCACATTTGGGTGAAAGAATGCAAAAACCTGCCTCTAATCAGGGCCACCATCGACCCATATGTTAAGTG CTTCGTTCTGCCGGACACAAGCAGGAAGAGTCGCCAGAAGACGCGCGTGCTGCGGAGGACAGTAGACCCAGCGTTTAACCACACCATGGTATATGACGGTATCAGACAGGCTGACCTATCAGAAGCCTGCGTGGAGCTCACTGTGTGGGACAGGGACAGACTAGCCAGCAACCTACTGGGGGGTCTGAGGATTGGAGCTGGAACAG GCAAAAGTTATGGAGCGCTGGTGGACTGGATGGACTCCACTCCCTTTGAGGCCGCCCTGTGGGAGCGCATGATGGTTACCCCAAATGAATGGGTGGAGACATTCTCCCATTAA
- the si:dkey-4p15.5 gene encoding zona pellucida-like domain-containing protein 1 yields the protein MKTYRSTLRTMRLIILVCQLSLFMRTDAQVPEDCALSETNRPPENTDITVVCGTQFMDLSIYICPVYQALYNESLMVLNNQIDTPECYGTADWSVTPPVLKFRFPMNESSVLSCNNNFKIIDQVGTGEFSDFSKVQYVNISGTINSVDPSAGMITYLPQILYKFSCYYPMQYLLNNTQLSVSGSSLAIKDNNGSFISTLSMQLYKDQNYLDMMSIPQTGLNLKTKIYVAVKANNLTDRFNVMLDRCYATTNPYPMQNTYYDLFVGCQRDEQTKVELNGESQEAHFSFEAFRFVEHKNKTVSTFYLHCVTRLCEASACSGLLPDCTKTRMQRAVQEVLANATVTSPAIVVGKQISGEAQTFSASYGTPAESYSSPVVAVIVCIVVLTILIVAMAVYFALYIRQRKPIIQ from the exons atgaagacTTACCG GTCCACACTCAGAACAATGAGGCTCATCATCCTTGTGTGCCAGCTAAGCCTCTTTATGAGGACCGATGCCCAGGTACCAGAAGACTGTGCTCTTAGCGAAACAAACAGACCTCCAG AAAACACGGACATCACTGTGGTATGCGGCACTCAGTTTATGGACCTGAGCATCTACATTTGTCCAGTGTACCAAGCACTTTACAATGAGTCTCTGATGGTCCTCAATAATCAGATAGACACACCTGAGTGTTACGGGACTGCCGACTGGAGCGTGACCCCACCGGTCTTAAAATTCAGATTCCCAATGAACGAAAGTTCAGTTTTATCCTGCAACAATAACTTTAAG ATAATCGATCAGGTTGGAACTGGAGAGTTTTCTGACTTCTCCAAAGTCCAGTATGTCAACATCTCCGGCACTATAAACTCAGTAGACCCCTCTGCAGGTATGATCACCTATCTCCCGCAGATCCTATACAAGTTCTCCTGCTACTACCCGATGCAGTATCTCCTGAACAACACCCAACTGAGCGT atCAGGTTCGAGTCTTGCCATAAAAGACAACAATGGTAGTTTCATCAGCACACTGAGTATGCAGCTCTACAAA GATCAAAATTACCTAGATATGATGAGTATCCCGCAAACAGGACTAAATCTGAAGACCAAGATTTATGTTGCAGTTAAAGCAAACAATCTAACAGACAG gTTCAACGTCATGCTAGACAGATGCTATGCAACAACAAATCCATATCCCATGCAGAACACCTATTATGATCTTTTTGTTGG GTGTCAACGTGACGAACAAACTAAGGTGGAGCTCAATGGAGAGTCCCAGGAAGCACACTTCTCCTTTGAGGCCTTCAGATTTGTGGagcataaaaacaagacagTTTCCACTTTCTACCTGCACTGTGTCACCAGGCTCTGTGAGGCGTCGGCATGCAGCGGATTGTTGCCT GACTGTACAAAAACCCGGATGCAGAGAGCAGTCCAGGAAGTGTTGGCCAATGCTACCGTCACCTCGCCTGCCATTGTAGTGGGAAAACAAATCAGTG gaGAAGCTCAAACTTTCTCAGCTTCTTACG GTACACCAGCTGAGAGTTACAGCAGTCCTGTGGTGGCTGTTATTGTCTGCATTGTCGTCCTGACTATTCTCATTGTTGCCATGGCTGTTTACTTTGCATTGTACATCAGACAGAGAAAACCAATCATCCAGTAA